In the genome of Hymenobacter cellulosivorans, one region contains:
- a CDS encoding lactate utilization protein B — MTHSSRAATFVADADRTTWHDETLWFVRQKRDKAVYAVPEFQDLRELASQIKEHTLSRLDEYLQQFEAKAQRNGVHVHWAADAQEHNAIVLDIIRRHNATRVVKSKSMLTEECHLNPHLIGHGIEVIDTDLGERIIQLREEAPSHLVLPAIHLKKEDVGATFHLHLGTEKGNHDPQQLTEAARQHLRAKFLAAEVAISGVNFAVAETGGVVICTNEGNADLGVNLAQVHIASMGIEKLIPRLSDLGVFTRLLARSATGQPVTTYTSHYTKPAEGREMHIVIVDNGRTQQLGRPDFRASLKCIRCGACMNTCPVYRRSGGHSYDFTVPGPIGAILSPNIDLKKHSSLPFASTLCGSCTDVCPVKIDIHVQLYKWRQVLTEAGEIPAAKKWSLKFMGRFLASPKAFGIGGKVARTGLRLLPYQLTHAKAFNAWAVARELPEPPKQSFREWYARTVE; from the coding sequence ATGACTCACTCCAGCCGCGCTGCCACTTTCGTTGCCGATGCTGACCGCACGACCTGGCACGACGAAACCCTGTGGTTTGTGCGCCAGAAGCGCGACAAGGCCGTGTACGCCGTGCCTGAGTTCCAAGATCTGCGGGAGCTGGCCTCGCAGATTAAGGAGCACACCCTAAGCCGGCTGGATGAGTACCTGCAGCAGTTTGAGGCCAAAGCCCAGCGCAATGGCGTGCACGTGCACTGGGCTGCTGATGCCCAGGAGCACAACGCCATTGTACTCGATATTATCCGGCGGCATAACGCGACGCGCGTAGTCAAGAGCAAATCCATGCTGACTGAGGAGTGCCACCTGAACCCGCACTTGATTGGGCATGGTATTGAGGTGATTGACACCGACTTGGGGGAGCGGATTATTCAGCTGCGGGAGGAAGCGCCGAGCCACCTGGTACTGCCGGCCATTCACCTGAAAAAGGAGGATGTTGGCGCCACGTTTCACTTGCACCTGGGCACTGAAAAAGGCAACCACGACCCCCAGCAGCTGACCGAGGCGGCCCGGCAGCACCTGCGGGCCAAGTTTCTGGCCGCGGAAGTAGCCATTTCGGGCGTCAACTTTGCCGTGGCCGAAACTGGCGGCGTGGTGATTTGCACCAATGAGGGCAACGCCGATTTGGGCGTCAACCTGGCCCAGGTCCACATTGCCAGCATGGGCATCGAGAAGCTGATTCCTAGGCTTTCCGACCTGGGCGTATTTACCCGCCTGCTGGCCCGAAGCGCCACCGGGCAGCCCGTCACGACCTACACTTCGCACTACACCAAGCCCGCCGAAGGCCGGGAAATGCACATCGTCATCGTCGACAATGGCCGCACCCAGCAACTAGGCCGCCCCGATTTCCGGGCCTCGCTCAAGTGCATCCGGTGCGGGGCCTGCATGAACACCTGCCCGGTGTACCGGCGCAGCGGCGGCCACAGCTACGATTTCACCGTGCCCGGCCCCATCGGCGCTATTTTGTCGCCCAATATCGACCTGAAAAAGCACAGCTCGTTGCCCTTCGCCAGCACGCTCTGCGGCTCCTGCACCGACGTGTGCCCGGTCAAAATCGACATTCACGTGCAACTCTACAAGTGGCGGCAGGTGCTGACCGAAGCCGGTGAAATTCCGGCCGCCAAGAAGTGGAGTCTGAAGTTTATGGGCCGGTTTCTGGCCAGCCCCAAGGCGTTTGGAATAGGTGGCAAAGTGGCCCGCACCGGCCTGCGCCTGCTTCCCTACCAGCTCACTCACGCCAAAGCCTTCAACGCCTGGGCTGTGGCCCGGGAGCTGCCCGAACCGCCCAAGCAAAGCTTCCGCGAATGGTATGCACGGACGGTGGAATAG
- a CDS encoding SMI1/KNR4 family protein, with product MRKQSILHEVQAGKAENYYRLVTDAALYYAVAGFLPHATRLLQALWHQKLPHSRHVRLQDQAFAVLWQVAGLPVPEAPFRVLALADIEWHHRGYLGGDRYAYPMPAVEWAELRGKNAFRQAQTWFSSGDYDPQILVLIQHALQQPQELAPYELCDALCIGAEVAAKTGNEELVLTLLHRWAPYAADDNARLSVATMASSRHVAPLLLRGVLAADLNLTAESCQQEVTELIAALTRRLAQGPQPLYAHLAWPQLLAQLNQLALAAEPDLLTDSQWPQPWIGREPASAADIAATEQRLGLELPADYKAFLQASNGLVNFSGVDPELLPVAEINWYKQAESAELYAHTQTYPDVESDEEQAIIGPYLERAVLISSLDQEQLLWLIAPTEPSGQWQTWFFAAWQPGETRYPTFRAYVEEQLQALEQQDA from the coding sequence ATGAGGAAGCAGAGCATACTACATGAGGTGCAGGCCGGCAAAGCCGAGAACTACTACCGGCTAGTAACCGATGCCGCGCTGTATTATGCCGTAGCGGGATTTCTGCCCCACGCGACGCGCCTACTGCAGGCCCTTTGGCACCAGAAGCTTCCTCATAGCCGCCATGTACGGCTGCAGGATCAGGCGTTTGCGGTGTTGTGGCAGGTGGCTGGCCTGCCAGTTCCCGAAGCTCCGTTTCGCGTGCTGGCTCTGGCCGACATCGAATGGCACCACCGCGGCTACCTTGGTGGCGACCGGTACGCGTATCCGATGCCCGCCGTGGAATGGGCGGAGCTTCGGGGGAAGAATGCGTTTCGTCAGGCCCAGACCTGGTTTAGCTCGGGCGACTACGACCCACAAATTCTAGTACTAATCCAGCACGCGCTGCAGCAACCTCAGGAATTGGCCCCGTATGAGCTCTGCGACGCGCTCTGCATTGGGGCCGAGGTAGCCGCCAAGACTGGCAACGAAGAGCTGGTCCTAACTCTGCTGCACCGCTGGGCCCCGTATGCCGCCGACGATAACGCGCGACTATCGGTAGCGACTATGGCCTCCAGTCGGCACGTCGCCCCGCTGTTGCTGCGCGGAGTGCTGGCCGCCGATCTGAACCTAACGGCAGAAAGCTGCCAGCAGGAGGTAACCGAGCTGATTGCCGCCTTAACCCGGCGCTTGGCCCAGGGCCCGCAACCGCTCTACGCTCATCTTGCCTGGCCCCAACTGCTCGCCCAACTCAACCAACTGGCCCTGGCCGCCGAACCCGACCTGCTGACGGACAGCCAGTGGCCGCAGCCCTGGATTGGGCGGGAGCCGGCCAGTGCAGCCGATATTGCCGCCACCGAGCAGCGGCTCGGCCTGGAGTTGCCGGCCGACTACAAGGCTTTTCTGCAAGCATCCAACGGTCTGGTCAACTTCTCCGGCGTGGACCCCGAGCTTCTTCCCGTGGCTGAAATCAACTGGTATAAGCAGGCCGAATCCGCGGAGCTATATGCCCATACCCAGACCTACCCGGACGTGGAAAGCGACGAGGAGCAAGCCATCATCGGGCCCTACCTGGAAAGGGCGGTGCTGATTAGCAGCCTCGACCAGGAGCAACTGCTGTGGCTCATTGCGCCGACGGAGCCCAGTGGCCAGTGGCAAACCTGGTTTTTTGCCGCCTGGCAGCCCGGCGAAACGCGCTACCCAACTTTTCGGGCCTACGTGGAAGAGCAGCTGCAGGCCCTGGAGCAGCAAGACGCCTAA
- a CDS encoding LutC/YkgG family protein: protein MSSSRERILAAAQANKPAETPLPTVPDFGGDASVERFTEVLGSIGGRVVWVANPQQLGPVLRQLFPDAQRTASPLLAATVPVNEQTPTDVLADVDLAVLPGEIGVAENGAIWLPEVNMLHRALPTVTQHLVLVLDHRRIVATMHQAYAQLPSTGGYGAFVAGPSKTADIEQSLVIGAHGARSLVVLLY from the coding sequence TTGTCTTCCTCGCGCGAAAGAATCTTAGCGGCGGCCCAGGCCAACAAGCCAGCCGAAACGCCCCTGCCCACCGTTCCCGACTTTGGGGGTGATGCCTCCGTCGAGCGCTTCACCGAGGTACTGGGCAGCATTGGGGGCCGGGTGGTTTGGGTAGCAAACCCGCAGCAGTTGGGTCCCGTGTTACGGCAGTTGTTTCCGGATGCGCAGCGCACGGCTTCGCCCCTGCTGGCCGCTACGGTGCCGGTGAATGAGCAGACGCCCACCGACGTGCTGGCCGACGTGGATCTGGCCGTGCTGCCCGGGGAAATCGGGGTGGCCGAGAATGGCGCCATTTGGCTGCCCGAGGTCAATATGCTGCACCGGGCCCTGCCTACGGTCACGCAGCACCTGGTTCTGGTGCTCGACCACCGCCGCATCGTGGCGACCATGCACCAGGCCTACGCTCAGTTGCCTAGCACCGGTGGCTACGGTGCATTTGTGGCCGGCCCCTCCAAGACGGCCGACATTGAGCAGTCGTTGGTGATTGGGGCCCACGGGGCCCGCAGCCTCGTCGTGCTGCTATATTAA
- a CDS encoding TIM barrel protein, translating into MLTDQRLHDLNRPLLAEHQLQFSYLADLLSRRQQDAQAVVQELVRFQVAIPSWALGTGGTRFGRYPLGGEPRNLEEKLGDVGLLHQLNRSSNSISLHIPWDIPQDIAGLEQLQREYGLVIDSVNSNTFQDQKDQAFSYKFGSLSHTERAVRQQAIQHNIDCINYGRQLGAKTLTVWLADGSNFPGQSHLRRAYLRTQESLAAIYEAMPSDWQMLIEYKPYEPHFYSMVIPDWGTSYSLCQSLGQNANVLVDLGHHLPNTNIEQIVGRLQQFGRLGGFHFNGSMYGDDDLTTGSIKPFQLFLIFNELVDAARDTAVTNPLVAYMIDASHNTKDPLEDLLQSVENILGAYAKALLVDREALHEAQETNDVARAEEILRDAFLLDVRPLVSEAYRQSGGALKPVQAYRAAGVREQLIQQRGKLSVSTGL; encoded by the coding sequence ATGCTTACCGACCAACGCCTCCACGACCTCAACCGGCCCTTGCTAGCTGAGCATCAACTGCAGTTTTCGTACCTGGCCGATTTGCTGAGTCGGCGCCAGCAGGACGCCCAGGCAGTGGTGCAGGAGCTGGTCCGGTTTCAGGTAGCTATTCCGAGTTGGGCGTTGGGCACCGGCGGCACCCGCTTCGGGCGCTACCCGCTGGGCGGAGAGCCGCGCAACCTGGAGGAAAAGCTCGGCGACGTGGGCCTGCTGCACCAGCTCAACCGCTCCTCCAACTCGATTTCCCTGCACATTCCCTGGGACATCCCGCAGGACATTGCCGGCCTGGAACAGCTGCAACGGGAGTACGGACTGGTTATCGACTCGGTGAACTCCAACACCTTCCAGGACCAGAAAGACCAGGCGTTTTCCTATAAGTTTGGCTCCCTGAGCCATACCGAGCGGGCCGTGCGCCAGCAGGCCATTCAACACAACATCGACTGCATCAACTACGGCCGGCAGCTGGGCGCCAAAACCCTGACCGTATGGCTGGCCGACGGCTCCAACTTCCCCGGTCAGAGCCACCTGCGCCGCGCCTACCTGCGCACCCAGGAGTCGTTGGCGGCCATCTACGAGGCCATGCCTTCCGACTGGCAGATGCTCATCGAGTACAAGCCCTACGAGCCCCACTTCTACTCCATGGTCATTCCCGACTGGGGCACTTCCTACTCCTTGTGCCAGAGCTTGGGGCAGAATGCCAACGTGCTGGTCGATTTGGGTCACCACCTGCCCAACACCAACATCGAGCAGATTGTGGGCCGGTTGCAGCAGTTTGGCCGCCTTGGGGGCTTCCACTTCAACGGCTCCATGTACGGCGACGACGACCTGACCACCGGCAGCATCAAGCCCTTCCAGCTGTTCCTCATCTTCAACGAACTGGTCGATGCCGCGCGGGATACGGCAGTTACTAACCCGCTGGTGGCCTACATGATTGATGCCAGCCACAACACCAAGGACCCGCTGGAAGACCTGCTGCAGTCTGTCGAAAATATCCTTGGGGCCTATGCCAAGGCACTTTTGGTTGACCGTGAAGCCCTGCACGAAGCCCAGGAGACGAACGACGTGGCCCGGGCCGAGGAAATTCTGCGCGACGCCTTTTTGCTTGACGTGCGGCCCCTGGTTTCGGAAGCCTACCGCCAGAGTGGCGGGGCCCTGAAGCCCGTGCAGGCCTACCGCGCCGCTGGGGTGCGCGAGCAACTCATTCAGCAGCGGGGCAAACTGAGCGTGTCGACCGGACTATGA
- a CDS encoding FGGY-family carbohydrate kinase, which produces MKKSIYAVFDIGKTNKKLILFDEDQQIIDEQLHVCTDVLDDDGFDCDHLPRLTEWVLKHWKDLRQSPHYSVKGVNFTAYGASFVHLGADGQPVAPLYNYLKPIPEQIQQQFYAALGQSPDEFAADTCSPQLGLLNSGLQLYWLKYAKPELYAQIHTSLHLPNYLSYLLTGEKFSDYTSVGCHTALWDYQRRQYHDWVRREGIDEKLAPLTKDSIASVVDGIMVGVGLHDSTSAVMPYLAENDEPFVLISTGTWSVTINPFNSQPLTPELLRRDCLSFMTPRGEATRASRVFLGREHDYQVERIASYFHVKPDFYRSIVLARPYDETSTSFTPACMAGTGPFPDQPADDWDLSGFRTASDAYQHLMHGLINILLESIHLVWQGEKTIFVDGGFARNPLFMQTLSWNFPKAEIRTLEVPQATALGALVHLEQGEAWKKTQLLFT; this is translated from the coding sequence ATGAAAAAGTCGATTTACGCCGTTTTCGACATCGGCAAGACCAACAAGAAGCTCATCCTCTTCGACGAGGACCAGCAGATTATCGACGAGCAGCTGCACGTCTGCACCGACGTGCTCGACGACGACGGCTTCGACTGCGACCATCTGCCCCGCCTCACCGAGTGGGTGCTCAAGCATTGGAAAGACCTGCGCCAGAGTCCGCACTACTCGGTCAAGGGCGTGAACTTCACGGCCTACGGGGCCAGCTTCGTGCACCTGGGCGCCGACGGGCAGCCGGTGGCACCGCTCTACAACTACCTCAAGCCGATTCCCGAACAAATCCAGCAGCAATTCTACGCCGCGCTGGGTCAGTCGCCCGACGAATTTGCGGCCGACACCTGCTCGCCCCAATTAGGCCTGCTGAATTCGGGTTTGCAGCTTTACTGGCTTAAATATGCCAAACCCGAGCTCTACGCCCAGATTCATACCTCGCTCCACCTGCCCAACTACCTCTCCTACCTGCTCACGGGCGAGAAGTTCAGCGACTACACCTCCGTGGGCTGCCACACGGCCCTCTGGGACTACCAGCGCCGGCAGTACCACGACTGGGTGCGCCGCGAGGGCATCGACGAGAAGCTCGCGCCCCTGACCAAGGACTCCATTGCCTCCGTCGTGGATGGCATTATGGTGGGCGTAGGCCTGCACGACAGTACCTCGGCCGTGATGCCCTACTTGGCCGAAAACGACGAGCCCTTCGTCTTGATTTCCACCGGCACCTGGTCGGTTACCATCAACCCGTTTAACAGCCAGCCCCTCACGCCCGAGCTGCTGCGCCGCGACTGCCTGAGCTTCATGACGCCCCGGGGCGAGGCCACCCGCGCCTCCCGCGTATTTCTGGGCCGGGAGCACGACTACCAGGTCGAGCGCATTGCCTCGTACTTCCACGTCAAACCCGATTTTTACCGCAGTATTGTACTGGCTCGGCCCTACGACGAAACCTCGACCAGCTTCACGCCCGCCTGCATGGCCGGTACCGGCCCCTTCCCCGACCAGCCCGCCGACGACTGGGACTTGTCGGGTTTCCGCACTGCTAGTGATGCCTACCAGCACCTGATGCACGGGCTGATCAACATCCTGCTCGAATCCATTCATTTGGTGTGGCAAGGCGAGAAAACCATCTTCGTCGACGGCGGCTTCGCCCGTAATCCCCTGTTCATGCAAACCCTGAGCTGGAACTTCCCCAAAGCCGAAATCCGTACCCTGGAAGTGCCCCAGGCCACTGCCCTGGGCGCCCTGGTGCACCTGGAGCAAGGTGAAGCCTGGAAGAAAACCCAGCTTCTCTTCACCTAA
- a CDS encoding (Fe-S)-binding protein — protein MRVALFIPCYVDQFYPQVGIASLQLLQKLGVQAHFPAQQTCCGQPLANSGCEREALPIYHHFVDTFQDYDYVVAPSGSCVYHVRKHFDKLEQTAPVQKVRAATYDLIDFITQVLDITELPGQFPHKVGLHLSCHGQRGLHQANESEMTPVRDGQLRRLLSSLDGIELTELDRNDECCGFGGTFCVSEEAISARMGQDRVQDHLRNGTTILTGGDMSCLMHLQGIVRRRQLPMKVLHAVEILNGTRF, from the coding sequence ATGCGCGTTGCCCTTTTCATCCCCTGCTACGTCGACCAGTTTTACCCGCAGGTGGGCATTGCTTCGCTGCAACTGCTGCAGAAGCTGGGCGTGCAGGCCCACTTTCCGGCCCAACAAACCTGCTGCGGCCAGCCCCTGGCCAACAGCGGCTGCGAGCGGGAGGCGCTACCCATCTACCACCACTTCGTCGACACCTTTCAGGACTACGACTACGTGGTAGCTCCTTCGGGCAGCTGCGTCTACCACGTGCGCAAGCACTTCGACAAGCTGGAGCAAACCGCGCCAGTGCAGAAAGTGCGCGCTGCCACCTACGACCTCATTGACTTTATCACCCAGGTACTGGACATTACCGAGCTGCCGGGCCAGTTTCCCCACAAAGTCGGCCTGCACCTGAGCTGCCACGGGCAGCGCGGCCTGCACCAAGCCAACGAGTCGGAGATGACGCCGGTGCGCGACGGGCAGCTGCGCCGCCTGCTGTCTTCCTTGGACGGCATCGAGCTGACCGAGCTGGACCGCAACGACGAATGCTGCGGCTTTGGGGGCACGTTCTGCGTGTCGGAAGAAGCTATTTCGGCCCGCATGGGCCAGGACCGCGTCCAGGACCACCTGCGCAACGGCACCACCATTCTCACCGGCGGCGACATGTCGTGCCTGATGCACCTACAGGGCATTGTCCGCCGCCGCCAACTCCCGATGAAGGTGCTGCACGCGGTGGAAATTCTGAATGGGACTAGGTTTTAG
- a CDS encoding glucuronyl esterase domain-containing protein: MRTNLSSLTATGTRRLGAAQHPWQQTRTWLIAVVLTFLNLSLYAQLPLVYSSENTGATCTAPPLPTFSQLPTVEPLTDPFMWSDGRGRSTSFSTWECRRNEIKAEIENYEIGTKPARPQNITASYAAGVLTVNVTVNGQTLTLTSEVVLPAGNGPFPAIIGMNSASGSVPTDIFTSRNIATIRFNHNQVTTYGNPQLTDPYYRLYPDQNLDNSGQYSAWAWGVSRLIDGLALVQSSLPVNMSRLGVTGCSYAGKMALFSGAFDERIALTIAQESGGGGAPAWRVSETLGAVEKLGATDYKWFREDMKQFAEANVAKLPHDHHELMAMIAPRALLVTGNTDFEWLANPSAYVSARAAHEVWKTFGIGDRFGFYIDGGHGHCAIPTTQRPAVEAFVDKFLLGNTSVNTNIMVHPYPQLNYQRWYQWWGTANPVLPAEPLGKRIWMEAECATVGSNWDMVNDTDASNGKSVRVKAGLSSPTTAPTTTISQLILPFRIDSAATYNLVARQNVPAGEEYGYWMKIDNEAFQSIGSQLIANAGFENGLTGWTTLNSTGATISANTVAAEARTGTGSMKVVNPTAQPGNQWRVQVSSAAFPTTIGKQYTISYWVRAAAAGGSIRLSTGPSSAQYQADQTIGTAWQQVTWTITASIASTTFLFDMGQVANTYYIDDVSVKEVNAGSGWNWTKLKDMVLPVGNHTLTIAYNTGGGAKLDKLVLATSLASISGLGGAATNCTITGNTASAAASGIEVYPNPAHDKLTVVLGANPLQVRSIDVLDVTGRVLKKVSVDQQAQVTIASGTLRPGIYLLRFHGNQTRTQRIVVQ; encoded by the coding sequence ATGAGAACTAACCTTTCCTCTCTAACTGCTACCGGAACGCGGCGGCTGGGTGCTGCCCAGCACCCTTGGCAGCAAACCAGGACCTGGCTGATAGCTGTGGTGCTTACATTCCTGAATCTGAGCCTCTATGCCCAGCTGCCGCTGGTGTACAGCAGTGAGAATACCGGCGCGACCTGCACGGCTCCGCCGCTGCCCACGTTCAGCCAGCTACCTACCGTAGAGCCGCTAACCGACCCGTTTATGTGGTCCGATGGGCGGGGGCGCTCCACGAGCTTCAGCACCTGGGAGTGCCGGCGCAATGAAATCAAGGCCGAAATCGAAAACTACGAAATTGGCACCAAGCCCGCCCGGCCCCAGAACATTACGGCCAGCTACGCCGCGGGCGTCCTTACGGTGAACGTCACGGTGAACGGCCAAACTCTCACGCTCACGTCGGAAGTCGTGCTGCCGGCCGGCAATGGCCCTTTTCCGGCCATTATTGGCATGAACAGCGCTTCGGGCAGCGTGCCCACCGACATCTTCACCAGCCGCAACATTGCTACCATCCGGTTCAACCACAACCAGGTGACTACCTACGGCAACCCCCAGCTCACCGATCCTTACTACCGGCTCTATCCCGACCAAAACCTGGATAACTCAGGCCAGTACAGTGCCTGGGCCTGGGGCGTGAGCCGCCTGATCGACGGCCTGGCACTGGTGCAGTCCAGCCTGCCTGTTAATATGAGCCGCCTGGGCGTAACGGGATGCTCCTACGCCGGCAAAATGGCCCTGTTTTCCGGAGCCTTCGACGAGCGGATTGCCCTGACCATTGCCCAGGAATCGGGTGGGGGCGGGGCGCCGGCCTGGCGCGTTTCCGAAACCCTGGGCGCCGTAGAAAAGCTGGGCGCTACCGACTACAAGTGGTTTCGCGAGGATATGAAGCAGTTTGCCGAGGCCAACGTGGCCAAGCTGCCCCACGACCACCACGAGCTGATGGCCATGATTGCGCCCCGCGCCCTGCTCGTAACCGGCAACACCGACTTCGAGTGGCTGGCCAACCCTTCGGCCTACGTGTCGGCCAGAGCTGCGCACGAGGTGTGGAAAACCTTCGGCATCGGCGACCGGTTTGGGTTCTACATTGATGGCGGCCATGGTCACTGTGCCATTCCCACCACCCAGCGCCCGGCCGTAGAGGCCTTTGTCGACAAGTTTCTGCTCGGCAACACCAGCGTCAATACCAACATCATGGTGCATCCGTACCCGCAGCTGAATTACCAGCGCTGGTACCAGTGGTGGGGTACGGCCAACCCTGTATTGCCCGCCGAGCCCTTGGGCAAGCGCATCTGGATGGAAGCCGAGTGCGCTACGGTGGGTTCGAACTGGGATATGGTAAACGACACCGACGCCTCCAACGGGAAGTCGGTGCGGGTAAAAGCGGGCCTGAGCAGCCCAACCACGGCCCCGACCACCACGATTTCCCAGCTGATTCTGCCCTTCCGCATCGACAGCGCCGCCACCTATAACCTGGTGGCCCGGCAAAACGTGCCGGCTGGGGAGGAGTACGGCTACTGGATGAAAATTGACAATGAGGCCTTTCAATCCATTGGCAGCCAGCTAATAGCCAATGCGGGCTTCGAAAACGGCCTAACCGGCTGGACTACTCTGAACTCGACCGGCGCTACTATTTCGGCCAACACGGTGGCGGCCGAGGCTCGTACTGGCACCGGCTCGATGAAGGTCGTGAACCCGACGGCCCAACCCGGCAACCAGTGGCGGGTGCAGGTGAGCAGCGCCGCTTTTCCCACCACCATTGGCAAGCAGTACACCATTTCGTACTGGGTACGAGCAGCGGCCGCCGGGGGCTCCATCCGCCTTTCCACCGGCCCGAGTAGCGCCCAGTACCAGGCCGACCAAACCATCGGCACGGCCTGGCAGCAGGTCACCTGGACCATCACGGCTTCCATAGCTTCCACTACCTTCCTGTTTGATATGGGCCAGGTGGCCAACACCTACTATATCGACGACGTCAGCGTCAAGGAAGTCAATGCCGGCAGCGGCTGGAACTGGACCAAGCTCAAGGATATGGTGCTGCCCGTGGGCAACCACACGCTAACCATTGCCTACAACACCGGGGGCGGGGCCAAGCTCGATAAGCTGGTGCTGGCTACCTCCCTGGCTTCTATCAGCGGCCTGGGCGGCGCGGCTACCAACTGCACCATTACCGGCAACACGGCCTCGGCAGCCGCCAGCGGCATCGAGGTATACCCTAACCCTGCCCACGACAAGCTCACGGTGGTATTGGGCGCCAACCCGCTGCAGGTGCGCAGTATCGACGTGCTCGACGTGACGGGCCGCGTCCTCAAAAAGGTTAGCGTCGACCAGCAAGCCCAGGTCACTATTGCCAGCGGCACGCTGCGGCCCGGCATCTACCTGCTGCGCTTCCACGGCAACCAGACCCGGACCCAGCGCATTGTGGTGCAGTAA
- a CDS encoding endonuclease domain-containing protein — MNQDSEKHSPYPFGMYTTDAKRWVKGLKEHARANRKNSTPAEKRLWQELRAQKMGAPFRRQHAIQQFIVDFVCLPAWLIIEVDGSIHDDLSQAEYDGGRTHDLQEAGFLVLRFTNEAVLHSTPQVLQAITEHLKLLLLAYQG, encoded by the coding sequence ATGAATCAGGATTCTGAGAAGCATTCGCCCTATCCGTTTGGCATGTATACTACAGATGCTAAACGTTGGGTTAAGGGGTTGAAGGAGCATGCACGGGCTAACCGCAAGAATTCGACTCCGGCCGAAAAACGGTTGTGGCAAGAACTCCGTGCTCAGAAGATGGGCGCACCGTTTCGCCGTCAGCACGCCATCCAGCAATTCATTGTCGACTTTGTATGCCTGCCCGCGTGGTTGATTATTGAGGTGGACGGCAGCATTCACGATGATCTTAGCCAAGCCGAATACGACGGTGGCCGCACGCATGACTTGCAGGAAGCGGGTTTTCTAGTCCTACGCTTCACAAACGAAGCAGTATTGCACAGCACGCCACAGGTGCTGCAGGCTATTACTGAGCACCTGAAACTACTTCTACTAGCTTACCAAGGATAG